In Euphorbia lathyris chromosome 10, ddEupLath1.1, whole genome shotgun sequence, the DNA window ATCCCATATCCTTCTTCTTGGCGGATCTCGGGATGGACCCACGGTGTGCCACCATATTTCCAGCTGTACGTCATATATACCCAAGAGGCGAATCTCATATTATCATTTTTCCTTTTTGGTCCTTCTCTTGGGGGAATATTTTTAACGTGATCCTTCATGTTTTATGGCGGATGTTATCAGGTCCATTACCAGTTTTGAATAGACCTACAAGATCGCACACTAAAGGAATCAATACGAGAATTTCGGAAGCAAATATAATAGTTATATTTATTctgaatataaaaaaatataaatttatgcaATAGGTTGTGGCTGATTTAATTGGATTAAAGTCAGACCAAACCCATTTCCAGTTGGACTTGATTAAAGACCCACACAGtgaatataaattaatattagatattaatttgcataaattaattttagcatataatttttatatgtaagattaattttgattatgtaaatttaattttgtatcatgaatataaattaattagattaatttatATTAGATTTTACAGAAATTAATTcgtaagaaaaagaaaagataatgggtagttattttgaaaaaaactacccactcttcctttttcttctacATAATTCAAcccttttttctctctttctatAAGTTTTACCTCGAGCTAAacttactctatttatactgaTATTGAGCTGTAGAAGACGGTTACAAACTGTATAGCAGAGTGGGTCATGTGTCTCCTGTTGATAGGAGAGAGTGAGCCCAGATATTGAGGCCTCACTCATGGCCATTTGGCCCCTAATTCTCAAGATCAATAGTGATTATGGAAACTATAGGATTCTTGACTGAATCTAGCAAGGCTTCTCAATTTATGCATCTAATACATAATCGTTTTGCTATTATTTTAGACAAGGAGAttgatgcgcgttttacgtatacgtgcatgtgaaggcaagtgtaccttagtcgtgtatcaagtaataaagtgaaagtagagtatcgttcccacgaggatggtgattataagtactaatcttttgctcactatctattatttaaacaaccgaaatgtagagtttgttggacaaccaagctaaGACTTAATTAAAAAGTGAGATGAAAATTGTACAAAATTAGATGAGAGAATACTTATaatgaaagaaactaaggcttctagtttcacttaacctctttgcttggtaataacacttaaccccttttaagttgttttatccttaaattaagatgacgatttttcttattaactaataattctcgagattggttctaaactctcgactaattactttcccttggtccggctcaagtaattaatctagagaagcattaagttttcttagttccaaaccttcgatttattactttcccttggtccggctcaagtaataaatctaagatttgtaataagatttaatctaaccccttttaacctactttaccttggtccggctaaagtgattacttaagattcaagaaaaaccgctcgagtaattagttctaaactttcgattaattactttcccttggtccggctcaagtaattaatccaaagaagcattaagttttcttatttccaaaccttcgatttattactttcccttggtccggctcaagtaataaatctaagatttgtaataagattcatgaaaaaccttggaaaaccaataagccacactaaatggtcattaggtccaacttatgaatttcgattaatcaatttaatcacgatcaatataaacgattaattatacccaagtagagagttggcccatctcctacaagcattaagaatcataagttagttcttaaaaaggataaagataacttaaataggttaaacgtaattaccacataattaaggttaagatccgcttttagccttagttaagggggttttagcccatgattagattaaaacacatcttagaaagatagataatagagttcatattaataaaagagattaaagtttagaagaaccgtaatgacgattgccgaacgaacttcttcggtaacttgaaacttacttttattagatgaacttttgcacaaacaacactttaacaataataacaacaatcacaacaacacaaacaactgatttttaaggagaaaaatcagcaaaataacattatagaggaaggaattaagcctaagcttggtgtgtcttcaaatggcacccaaggcttccttttatagtaaaatggcacacataattccaatgaccaagtcatccttatggcctcccactccttatcatctgaatttggcatttaagagagcatggaggaagattttaataatttaggagttgaaatgtgtaaagatgtgaaaggaatcttaggcttcaacatattcatcaactttggataattttctgggcctgatgcacttcgaatttggagatgattattatcagtcatttgttcatctttctcttagctttccaacgcattttgaatcgcctcaatccgagtccgtatgagggagataagttgaaaatacgaaaatgtgtcaaatctgtcccaatgtgaacaattggactttatCTTATAGCACCTATCCGCGACGAAGTGCACGCTGGGTGTCGCTAAAATTCCttttttctggtcccttttactcccgagttgccgccttaagccccgacttggttatttgtgccgaaaactttgcgaaagtgcctagaaaacacacaaattggcttagatacataaaatgaagaaaatatacaaaaaccattattaaaatttattaaaatggtacaaaataactagtaattaaatactaaaaatgctataaattatgaCGATAACAGAGATATTACACATTCTATCTTTGGATGGAGGTTCAGGTGTCCATGATTCCACGTTGAAATGTATGTTTGCCTGATATTAGATGTCCCACCCGGCCTAGTTTATCATTCTTTAAGATGAGAAAGCATTAGCTCCGTGAAGCGGTGTACTTGTCAAAGTTCTTAATCTTGATACAAAAGATATATGTTTCAAGAGACATAAAATTCTATGAAAACATATTTCCTTTTCAAAATGTTTCTACACCTCTAAATTCATCTTTACCCAATCAAACTTCTTCTCATAGTCTTTCTACAGATGATGGAATTCTATTTCCTACTATACCTCCATCACCTAATAATACTCATACTCATCCCAAAATTTCTACTTTTTCTCCAAATTCACCTTTACCAAATACTTCAAATCCTTTTATATCTGCTTTACCTTCTACTTATTCTAAATATGCATCTTTTTCTTCTAATCCACCTATTGAATTACCAATCTCTCCTACTATACACCTAATATAACATAATTCCCTAGCCACCAATTAGAAAATCAACTCGTTCCATACATCAACCAGTTTGGATGGATGGCTTTATTGTCAATGCAGCCCATACCAATACTCTTAATTCTCAAGTCAGTTTCAGTcattattattatgattttcTCACACACATTACAAAGGTTTTAGAACCTTATACCTATGCTGAAGCACAAAAGGATCCAGTTTGGATTACTGTTATGGATGTTGAGTTATCAGCATTAGAGAAGAATGAAACTTGACAGCTCACAACTCTTTAAACTAGCAAGAATACCATTACATCTAGATGGATTTCCAAAGTTAAGTATAACTCAGATGGATTCATTGAAAGATTCAAAGCCAAACTTGTGGAAAGAGGATATAAGCAACAATATGGAGTTGATTATACTTAGAGCTTTTCTCCAATAACAAAGgttgtaatagttagtattttctTGCTACTCAACATCAAATGGATAACCAATTTATCAAATAATGCCTATCTTCATGGCTTTGTTGATGAAGAAATCTATTTGAAGCCTCTTGAGGGGTACACAAAAGCTAGCAAAGAATAGGTCTGTAAGCTGAATAAGTCACTTTATGGACTGAAGTAGGCAGGGATACAATGGTATAAAGAATAGAATTTGAGAATGCAATAAGAATAATCTCAAAAGTGCTCTAGAGCTAGTAAGTGTACCCTTAGTCCCACGAtgttggggtatttatatagattTTTGTAACCTATAGCATTGATGGTGGAGAAGATGAACATATGTACCTTTATTGTTCATTTAATGCCATTTACTAGCTGTGTAACTGCCTTCAAAAGACGTTTATTCAGTTACACTCTTAAACTCTTCATCATAACTGATGTATAAGGCGTAATGGCGGGATCATAGTCCATCCATCTTTAGCGTATCGTTTGTTGGGGATACGACCATATTCGCCTTGTGTATCCCATTGTAGTGACATGCGGCTGGCTATGATGTTGGCGACCCGTTTACTATTTATATTGTTTCCATAATACTTATTGGATAACATTTCGGATGTTATCACAACTGAAACTGATTTTCTACTTATTgttatttatgttgatgatgcaTTAATTACTAGCTCTTCTGAAGAACTTATTTCGAAAGTGAAAAGGGAACTGGATAAAGCATTCACCATTAAAGATCTTGTTTATGCTCGATTCTTATTAGGTGTGGAACTAGCAAGATTTGGTGAGGATTTGTTTTTGTCTCAACAAAAATACATTTCTAAGCTTATAGCAGATGCATGATTGTTACAAGAAAAAGTTGTCCAAAGTCCAATGCCTAAATGTCTTTTGTTTGGTAATGCTTCAGAACTTTACTCTTTTGTAGGAAGATTACTATATCTGGGTTTCATATGAGATCAAATACCTCATATAACTCAACAATGAGCCAGTTTATGAATGCTCTTTCAGAAGTTCATATGTTGATTGCGTTACATGTCCTAAAGCATCTCAAAGGAAACTTGGGGCTATTTTATATGAAAGATATAGCTATTGTGACTCGGATTGGGGGAGATGCAAAATTACTAGAAAATCGGTGACTGGTTATTGTTTCTTGGAAATCAAAGAAACAATCAACTATTAGCCGCTTATTTACATAAGCAGAATATAGAGCTGTGGCAACTACATTGTGTGAGCTAAAATGGTTGAGCTTTCTATTAGGTGAATTCAGAATTGAAGTTACATTGCATATTCCTATGCATTATGATAACTAATTTGCTATATACATAGTAACAAATCCTGTCTTTCATGAACAAACAAAGCACATTGACATAGATTGTCACATTATGCGTGAACAATATGTCATTGGTTTTACTGTGACTCCGTATGTGCATACCGATGCAATTAGAAGATTTCTTAACTAAGCCTTTTACTAGTTCTTTTATGGCTTCAATGTTATACAAGCTTGGAATACGTTTTGCAGATTCTCAAGCTAGGGAGGGGAGTGTAGAGAATAAAATAGAATTCTCATTACTATAGTAGTTCAAGGAGTTTTGTGTATTTGTGTATATTGTGCTGATGTGGCATATAAgctacctatatatatatatatatatatatatatatatatatatataatgtaaccGTTACTTGAATCAATAAGATGAGATATTCAATTTCTTCTCCTATCCTCTGTTTCCATCTATACAAGAAATAGTGACAGGGCTAGGAAGTTGGAGACTCGTTTAGCCTCGACGTGTTGCTTAATCCATGATTATCAAAGGAGTTGGCTTCCGGGCGTCGTGTTTAACATCTGCTCGGCTTTTATGTCGGAGTTGTAAGGCTTATATTATGGGTTATTCCTTATTTGGAATAACGTTCATCGACATGTGATTGTCGAAATGGATTCCAAAGTTGTTTTGGGTTTTATAAATGACAATTCTGTGATTCATCATTCGTGTTCGTGGTTTCATTCTTTCATGAAAGGAAACAGAGTAGCTCATTGATTAACGGATTTTTGCATAATCTTTTTTTGTTGGGTCATCACGAATGTCATTTACATCTTACATACATCTAAAATAGCTTTTCGAGGATCGGATTTCGATtagcttttgagtttttattttttctatgttTGCAAGTTAAATTAAAGCAAATTCAGTACTAAAAATGAGGTTGTCTCCATTTCCTCTCCACTTCTTTGAGTTTTATAAATGTAACCCgccaaaaattccaaaattacATATGCACACAGCCGAATCTCACTCTCCCACCCTTTTTTTTCGCCTGTGGCAAATATAACagctaaaagagagaaaaacatTCCCCCTTCAAATCCACACTTATCAATTTTCCTTCAGATCTGCTCCACAACACAGCTATACCCTAATAGAGAGAGGAAGAACCGGGACAGCGGAAGGGGTTCGGCTCAAGCCATGGATGAGAAGCTGATATGCAGGTTGGAATCTGCGGTGGTGCGATTGGAGGCGATATCCACATTGGGGATCACCACGCGTGATGTGTTGGACTTTGCCGGAGGTGATGCCAGCGGAGCAGCATCGGATCCGTCGATTATTGCGTTCGACGATCTGATGACGGAGTACTTTGGTAAGGTTTCTGGTGCTGCTCAGAAGATTGGAGGTCCGGTTTTGGATGCTACAAAGATTGTCCAAGAAGCTTTCAACGCTCTCAAGGAGCTGCTGATTAAGGCTAAGCAAACTCAGGCACTGGTTTTTTCTTTAGATATTCATTTCTGCTATCCGGATTTTTTTGTGCAACTTTGATTCtaatgttgcttccattttgaGGAAAAATCATTAATGAATTTGGCGCATCCTTTTGATCGTGTAATTATGGATATCAAACCTTAAATTGTCATATATATGGTCTAATTTAGGTTATAAGCTTTAAAGAGATAAGCTGAACTACCTCACTAGATCACGAAGCAGATGTGGTTTATGGAATATCAGTACAGTTTAGGTGGATTCCACATTTATAACACGGGTTTGGCAATTCGGTTCTTCTATTAGGATTCAGGAGCCTTCCCAGTTGGGGAGGACTTAGCTTCGAGCCTAGTGGATGAGTACACTTATGGGCTTGGCACTATATCCAACCCTAAACCTTAAGGGTTGATGGAAAGGTTGTCTGGGTTTCCCACGTGGAAGGAGCGGGTGTTTGGTTTATAAGTTTGAGCCGTGAGGGAGAAACATCATCCTTTGAGCTAGCTTTTGGGGTGAGAAGTCCCAAAGCACCCAACACTGGTATGAGAGCCCATGGTTACAACATCTCCATCCTATTAGGGTAGAAAGTAGAAACACGATGTGGGCATTGGTCTTAAATTTGATTTTCACCTTTTGTGATCATTGTGGAAACTGAAGTTTGATGATattaaccttttttattttgacgGTGCAGAAACCTAATGCTGCAGGGCTTGCTGGATTTCTCAAGCCACTGAACGATGTGATACTTAAAGCAAATGCAATGACAGAGGGAAGGAGATCTGATTTTTTTAACCACTTGAAGTCTGCTGCAGACAGCCTGACAGCTTTGGCATGGATTGCCTATACAggaaaagattgtggtaagcaAAATCTGCagttaatttttatattcaaatgGTAGCATTTAATCCTtgattttatggttttaattcgGATGGTTGGTTTTTGTTATCTTAGGTATGAGCATGCCTATTGCACATGTTGAAGAAAGTTGGCAAATGGCTGAATTTTACAACAATAAGGTTCCTTAATTTTACTTTAGAAAGCTGTTATCTAGTGCATATTTGTTTTACTTTAGACGGAGTAAGCAACTATGACTGAGTACATAAGTATTCTTCcaaatcttttcttttattctttgaaGTTTGTATGACTATCATACTACGTAAAATCCTTGAGCAGCTAATGTCAGTCTTGATATTATATTCTTTGCATTAGTAATACTCAACAAGGGCTAGAGCTTTATTAACTGTTGACCTTGATTAAATTCAATTTTAATATACTAAAATTGAAACTAGTCAAGGTGTATGTGGAAAATCAAGATTTCTGTTGCCATGCTCTTTACTTAGTGTATtaatgttgttttatttttgctgACACTGTCAATGCAACATTCAGATTCTTGTAGAGTACAGAAGCAAAGACCCGAATCATGTTGAGTGGGCCAAAGCATTGAAGGAGCTTTACCTACCAGGTTTGAGGGAATATGTCAAGAGTCATTTCCCCTTGGGTCTGACATGGGGTACTGCTGCTAAAGCACCAATTTCTGCTTCATCTAGAGCTCTTGCACCAAGTACTCCtgctcctcctcctccaccatCAGCTTCTCTCTTCAGTGCTGAATCATCCAAACCTTCATCATCAAAACCAAAAGAAGGGATGTCTGCTGTTTTCCAAGAAATAAACTCAAAGTCTGTGGCTTCAGGTAGATTTTTTTCCAGATTAAACAAAATCCTTCCGCTTTGCTCCCAGATCATATGATGGGATGTTCTGATGTCCCTTTCTTGTTTCCTAGGTCTTAAAAAGGTCACTGATGATATGAAGACCAAGAACCGTGCTGATAGAACCGGTGTCGTGGGTGCTGGTGGAAAGGAAGGACATACTGCTTCGGCTGCATTCTCCAAGTCTGGACCTCCAAAATTTGAGCTTCAAATGGGTCGCAAGTGAGAATTCACTATGTCTATATTCTGGTTTAATATTCTTTTGAGCTGTTGAATTGATGTGTGATTTCGTTTGTCTTTGACTATGTTTTCTTACAGGTGGATTGTTGAGAATCAAGTTGGAAGAAAGAATTTAGTAATTGAAGAGTGTGATGCAAGACAGTCTGTGTATATTTTTGGATGCAAAGATTCTGTTTTACAGATTCAAGGTAACCTTTTCATGTCTAATAAACAtgcttaatttttttctctAGTTATTCTAAGCATATATAACGTTGCAGAACTCTGAACTTCCAAACTAGAAGTATTTAAATTTAACTGAAaactcttaaaaaaaaaaataaaataactgaaAACTATGAATTAGAGGCGACTGCCTAATATGAAGAAATAAACATGAAACAAATGGCCGTGCTTGTTCCAAAATAGAAAGATACTCTAAAACCCtagtaaattataaaattaaattatgctTTCAAGTTTCCTGCTATGAAATACAATTTTTGGAGGCCCTTTTCTCCAAGATGGGCAGGGACTTAGCTTCCTTTATGCCTGCAACCTAATTATGGTTTTGACAATTTGCAGGGAAAGTGAACAATATAACAGTTGACAAATGCACAAAGATGGGAGTTGTATTTGAGGTTAGTATGGAATATCTAAATAGATTCTACCAAAAATATATGGAAATGGAAGATGCTGCTGTGGTAGAATTGACTTGCTGATGGCTCATTcaaaaataataactttatAACAGGATGTTGTGGCTGCTTGCGAGATTGTAAATTGCAGTGGCGTTGAGGTGCAATGCCAGGTATGTATTTATTTTAGTCCTTGTGCAGCATCCCTGAATATGTCTAGAAGATTCTAGGATATCAAATCATATTTGTTTATTGCTATTGAATGACTCTCAAATAAATAGGCAATTTTTCTTAGTGTTAGATTTACGAAACTGGTGCTGCATTACAGGGTTCAGCTCCAACGATATCCGTGGACAACACATCGGGCTGCCAATTGTATTTGAGCCAGTATTCTTTGGAATCGTCTATAACGACAGCTAAGTCTAGTGAGATCAATGTTTTGGTACCCGGTGCACAACCTAATGGTGATTTGGTAAGTTTCAAATTCCGCAAGTAACTTCTCAACAATCTAGCTTGTCTATTTTCCCCTTCTCATTTCTAAATCCTGATTTACCATTCTTATGAAGAGGGCATTGTGGCTGGATGAGTTGGTTGGATTAATTAGTAATCTTCTTTTATTTCCTCTAGACAGTACAGTTACCATATTCATATATTCATTTTCAAGCATTTCTTCCTATTATTTCTTTTGAATGCTGAACATTCCATTGAGAAAGTTTACATTGGAAAAAAGTTTCTAAATATTGAAAGATGCCTAGGTGCATTAATACCCTTGGGACTGCACCTGAATGTAGAAATCTTGGATGCTAATGTAAGCAGTATGCCAATATGTAGATGATGTTCACTcaacataataataatttggattAAAATTTTAGAGATTCCTTAGTGCCTGCAACTTACGTCATTTT includes these proteins:
- the LOC136209142 gene encoding cyclase-associated protein 1, with the protein product MDEKLICRLESAVVRLEAISTLGITTRDVLDFAGGDASGAASDPSIIAFDDLMTEYFGKVSGAAQKIGGPVLDATKIVQEAFNALKELLIKAKQTQKPNAAGLAGFLKPLNDVILKANAMTEGRRSDFFNHLKSAADSLTALAWIAYTGKDCGMSMPIAHVEESWQMAEFYNNKILVEYRSKDPNHVEWAKALKELYLPGLREYVKSHFPLGLTWGTAAKAPISASSRALAPSTPAPPPPPSASLFSAESSKPSSSKPKEGMSAVFQEINSKSVASGLKKVTDDMKTKNRADRTGVVGAGGKEGHTASAAFSKSGPPKFELQMGRKWIVENQVGRKNLVIEECDARQSVYIFGCKDSVLQIQGKVNNITVDKCTKMGVVFEDVVAACEIVNCSGVEVQCQGSAPTISVDNTSGCQLYLSQYSLESSITTAKSSEINVLVPGAQPNGDLVEHALPQQYIHAYKDGRFETTPVSHSGA